Proteins found in one Lysinibacillus fusiformis genomic segment:
- a CDS encoding LCP family protein, translating into MKKRSVSPNKKRSSKASLIIKVTLLLVASLVICVTAYAVYLTKQVEHAADSAYEELEGREVSTQRVEKVEPVQDNVSILFVGVDDSDNRGQGSDHSRSDALVLATLNNKTHTIKMLSIPRDSYVYIPKVGYKDKITHAHAMGGTLTTIETVEELFDIPINYYVRMNFNAFIDVVDALGGIEAEVPYALHELDEFDKFTINLQPGLQHLNGSEALALARTRKQDNDIERGKRQQEILSAIIKKVASVKSVTKYDDVIKALGDNMKTDMTFTEMKSFLSYLSKGAPRIDSLTLDGTDDTSTGIYYYQLNQDSVEETKEIFKNHLGLNEQSSSLTSGNTGTDSAASSDDNSVIE; encoded by the coding sequence ATGAAAAAAAGATCTGTTAGTCCAAATAAAAAGAGATCTTCTAAAGCTTCCTTAATTATAAAAGTTACACTACTCCTTGTTGCCAGCTTGGTGATTTGTGTAACGGCTTATGCTGTTTACCTTACAAAACAGGTAGAGCATGCTGCAGACTCAGCATATGAGGAGTTAGAAGGTCGAGAGGTTTCTACGCAACGTGTAGAGAAAGTAGAGCCTGTACAAGATAATGTATCTATTTTATTTGTAGGGGTTGATGATAGTGATAATCGTGGGCAAGGTTCAGACCATTCACGCTCCGATGCACTCGTTTTAGCTACATTAAATAATAAAACCCATACAATTAAAATGCTAAGTATTCCTCGTGATTCATACGTTTATATTCCTAAAGTAGGTTATAAAGATAAAATTACTCATGCTCATGCTATGGGTGGAACACTTACTACGATTGAAACAGTAGAGGAACTATTTGATATTCCTATCAATTACTATGTACGTATGAATTTCAATGCCTTTATTGATGTAGTCGATGCTTTAGGTGGTATTGAAGCTGAAGTACCATATGCTTTACATGAATTAGATGAATTTGATAAGTTTACAATTAACTTACAGCCAGGCTTACAGCATTTAAATGGTAGTGAGGCACTTGCACTTGCAAGAACACGTAAACAAGATAATGATATTGAGCGTGGTAAACGTCAACAAGAAATTCTTTCTGCGATTATTAAAAAAGTCGCTTCTGTTAAGTCCGTTACGAAATATGATGATGTCATTAAAGCTCTTGGTGATAATATGAAAACAGATATGACATTCACTGAAATGAAGTCCTTCTTATCTTATTTATCAAAAGGTGCACCACGTATCGATTCCTTAACATTAGATGGCACGGATGATACATCTACTGGTATTTATTATTACCAGTTAAATCAAGATTCTGTTGAAGAAACAAAAGAGATTTTCAAAAACCATCTTGGCCTAAACGAGCAATCATCGAGCCTAACAAGTGGCAATACAGGAACAGATAGTGCTGCTAGTAGTGATGACAATTCAGTTATTGAATAG
- a CDS encoding YigZ family protein, which yields MRENYLTVKGYGESEIVISKSRFLTYIERAETEEDAISFIDGIKKLHHNATHNCSAYIIGEHDHIQKANDDGEPSGTAGVPMLEVLKKQGLKDTVVVVTRYFGGIKLGGGGLIRAYGKATTEGLIAAQVVERKLHHFMKVAIDYTWLGKVENEIRSSLYTLEEIRYLEGVEIIVSVPKEEEEQFRSWITEMTNGQASTTFEDAQFVEFIVN from the coding sequence ATGAGAGAAAACTATTTAACTGTAAAAGGATATGGTGAAAGCGAAATCGTCATTTCCAAATCTCGCTTTCTTACTTATATAGAACGTGCAGAAACGGAAGAGGATGCAATTTCTTTTATAGATGGTATAAAAAAATTGCATCATAATGCAACACATAACTGCTCTGCTTATATTATTGGCGAGCATGATCATATTCAAAAGGCAAATGATGATGGGGAACCTAGCGGTACAGCAGGCGTCCCTATGTTAGAGGTCTTAAAAAAACAAGGGTTAAAAGATACGGTCGTTGTTGTGACTCGCTATTTTGGAGGCATTAAGCTCGGTGGTGGTGGTCTCATTCGTGCTTACGGAAAAGCAACTACAGAGGGATTGATTGCTGCACAGGTAGTTGAACGTAAACTGCATCATTTCATGAAAGTAGCAATTGACTATACATGGCTAGGAAAAGTCGAAAATGAAATAAGAAGTTCATTATATACTTTAGAGGAAATACGCTATTTGGAGGGTGTTGAAATCATTGTTTCTGTGCCAAAAGAGGAAGAGGAACAGTTCCGAAGTTGGATAACAGAAATGACTAATGGACAGGCTTCCACCACTTTCGAAGATGCTCAATTTGTAGAATTTATTGTCAATTAA
- a CDS encoding sensor histidine kinase, translating to MFSNDTFDLKSLDDIFNRMLDTIMSSKDDIFIISEQSRRSFEDMQKELEIVRKQISIVIDDGDALEKSTQLAKQRLVLVSKAFDNYTEEQVREAYETAHDFQVKLSVIRTQEKQLRDKRDDLERRLRGLLDTIERADHIVNQVNVVLNYLTSDLKNVGLALEQAKMKQDFGIRIIAAQEEERKRLSREIHDGPAQMLANVLMRTDLIDRTYREKGIEKALAEIADLKKTVRNALSEVRRIIYDLRPMALDDLGIIPTLKKYLSTVTEYNPGVEIHFQSRSTEKRIPSNYEVSIFRLVQECVTNAMKHGKCKDIWVKLEWLKDAVNIVVKDDGIGFDPQVVKDHSFGILGMKERIEILNGTITITSEINRGTTVLFKIPLEVK from the coding sequence ATGTTTTCAAATGATACCTTCGATTTAAAGTCGCTTGATGACATTTTCAATCGAATGTTAGATACAATCATGAGCTCAAAGGATGATATCTTTATTATAAGTGAACAAAGCCGCAGAAGCTTTGAAGATATGCAAAAAGAGCTAGAAATTGTTCGAAAACAAATATCAATCGTAATTGATGATGGCGATGCATTGGAAAAAAGTACGCAGCTTGCTAAGCAACGACTTGTATTAGTGAGTAAAGCTTTTGATAATTATACCGAAGAACAAGTTAGAGAAGCATATGAAACTGCACATGATTTTCAAGTAAAGCTCTCCGTTATTAGAACACAAGAAAAACAGCTACGGGATAAAAGAGATGATCTAGAGAGAAGATTAAGAGGATTACTCGATACGATTGAACGTGCTGATCATATTGTCAATCAGGTAAATGTCGTTTTGAATTACTTAACTTCAGATTTAAAAAATGTTGGTTTAGCCCTTGAACAAGCAAAAATGAAGCAAGATTTTGGGATACGTATTATTGCAGCTCAAGAAGAAGAGCGGAAGCGTTTATCGAGGGAGATTCACGATGGACCTGCTCAAATGCTTGCAAATGTACTTATGCGCACTGATTTAATAGATAGAACGTATCGTGAAAAAGGTATTGAAAAGGCATTGGCTGAAATTGCCGATTTAAAGAAAACGGTACGCAATGCTTTATCTGAGGTGCGACGTATTATTTATGATCTACGACCAATGGCACTTGATGATTTGGGAATTATTCCGACATTAAAGAAGTATTTATCGACAGTAACTGAATATAATCCAGGTGTTGAAATTCATTTCCAATCGAGAAGTACAGAAAAACGTATACCTTCAAATTATGAAGTATCCATTTTCCGATTAGTGCAAGAATGTGTAACAAATGCCATGAAGCATGGAAAGTGTAAAGACATTTGGGTGAAGCTTGAATGGTTAAAAGATGCCGTCAATATTGTTGTAAAAGATGATGGTATAGGCTTTGACCCACAAGTAGTGAAGGACCATTCCTTTGGGATTTTAGGAATGAAAGAACGTATTGAAATTTTAAATGGTACTATCACCATTACTAGTGAAATCAATCGAGGTACGACGGTATTATTTAAAATACCATTAGAAGTAAAATGA
- a CDS encoding response regulator transcription factor: MTKIIIVDDHQLFREGVKRILDFEDTFDVVAEGDDGTDVVTLYAENEPDVVLMDINMPGKNGVEATAELITEFPDAKVIMLSIHDDETYVTHALKSGALGYMLKEMDADEIVEAIKVVANGGSYLHPKVTKNLVAEFKRLSEHENKGNFHQTEIRRPFHLLTKRECEVLQLLTDGQSNRTIGETLFISEKTVKNHVSSILQKMNVNDRTQAVVTAIKNGWVEVR; this comes from the coding sequence ATGACAAAGATTATTATTGTAGACGATCACCAGCTATTCCGCGAAGGAGTAAAACGCATTTTAGATTTTGAAGATACGTTTGATGTAGTAGCAGAAGGTGACGATGGCACAGATGTGGTTACGTTATATGCTGAAAACGAACCAGATGTAGTACTTATGGATATTAACATGCCAGGTAAAAATGGCGTAGAAGCAACGGCAGAGTTAATTACTGAATTTCCAGATGCTAAAGTGATTATGCTGTCCATACATGATGATGAAACATATGTTACACATGCATTAAAATCAGGTGCTCTTGGCTATATGTTAAAAGAAATGGATGCAGATGAAATCGTTGAGGCGATTAAAGTTGTTGCAAACGGTGGATCTTACTTACATCCAAAAGTAACAAAAAATTTAGTGGCAGAGTTCAAAAGACTTTCAGAACACGAAAATAAAGGTAACTTCCACCAAACGGAAATTCGTCGTCCATTCCATTTGCTAACGAAACGTGAATGTGAAGTATTACAGCTATTAACAGATGGCCAGTCAAACCGTACAATCGGCGAGACACTGTTTATCTCTGAAAAAACGGTTAAAAACCACGTATCAAGTATTCTACAAAAAATGAATGTGAATGACCGTACACAAGCCGTTGTAACAGCTATCAAAAATGGCTGGGTTGAAGTACGATAA
- a CDS encoding DUF3225 domain-containing protein, producing the protein MLKKSFLAVLILLVLTACGNKDEKMSDEERDKVIEDGTVGFEMMGGNVEKADNVPAGDEKAILASFDEYIAALNAEEIDRYMNTISKNPKGFKYDEEKTYATEVFEQFDIKREVENVTIAKYESKEAQVFANMKMHSLQLETNVEHESAGRQVTVFVKEDNDWKVTSVFYIGDDSQSSTGN; encoded by the coding sequence ATGTTAAAGAAAAGTTTTCTAGCAGTTCTAATCTTATTAGTGTTAACTGCCTGTGGTAATAAAGATGAGAAGATGAGTGATGAAGAACGAGATAAAGTAATAGAGGATGGTACAGTTGGCTTTGAAATGATGGGTGGAAACGTAGAAAAGGCTGATAATGTACCAGCGGGAGATGAAAAAGCGATTTTAGCATCTTTTGATGAGTATATTGCTGCATTAAATGCTGAAGAAATTGATCGTTATATGAATACTATCTCGAAAAATCCAAAGGGTTTTAAATACGATGAAGAAAAAACATATGCAACAGAAGTATTTGAACAATTTGATATTAAGCGTGAAGTAGAAAATGTAACAATTGCCAAGTATGAATCAAAAGAGGCGCAAGTATTTGCCAACATGAAAATGCACTCACTTCAGCTTGAGACAAATGTCGAACATGAAAGTGCAGGACGTCAGGTAACAGTCTTTGTCAAAGAGGACAACGATTGGAAAGTGACAAGTGTCTTTTATATTGGTGACGACTCACAGTCAAGTACAGGAAATTAA
- a CDS encoding DegV family protein, with amino-acid sequence MRTAIVTDSTAYITAEERARLNIHMIPLSVNISGQLFAEEVDITASEFYDKVRGNKEFPKTTQPPIGEFAALFDELAKDYDEVISIHLSSGISGTYQGAVQAGEMVEGIDVYAFDSEISCAVQGFYVLRAAEMAKEGHSAKDILAALADMQQYIRAYFIVDDLAHLQRGGRLSSAAALIGGLLQVKPVLHFVDKVIVPFEKIRTRKKALKRAEELLAEDAKKYEAMDAVVIHGNCPAEAQEWLEQLAATYPNVNFKLSYFGPVIGTHLGEGSMGLGWTKK; translated from the coding sequence ATGAGGACGGCAATCGTAACAGATAGTACTGCATATATTACAGCTGAGGAACGTGCACGCTTAAACATTCACATGATACCTTTAAGTGTCAATATCTCAGGTCAATTATTTGCAGAAGAAGTAGATATCACAGCATCTGAATTTTATGATAAGGTGCGTGGTAACAAAGAATTTCCCAAAACAACGCAGCCTCCAATCGGAGAATTTGCCGCTCTTTTTGATGAGCTAGCAAAGGATTATGATGAGGTAATTTCCATCCATTTATCGAGTGGTATTAGTGGAACATACCAAGGTGCAGTGCAGGCAGGTGAAATGGTGGAAGGTATTGATGTTTATGCCTTCGACAGTGAAATATCCTGTGCTGTTCAAGGCTTTTATGTTTTAAGAGCAGCTGAAATGGCGAAAGAGGGTCATTCAGCAAAAGACATACTTGCAGCATTAGCGGACATGCAGCAGTATATCCGAGCTTACTTCATTGTAGACGACTTAGCACATTTACAGCGTGGTGGGCGTTTATCTTCTGCGGCAGCATTAATCGGTGGTTTATTACAAGTAAAGCCTGTTTTACATTTTGTGGACAAGGTAATTGTACCTTTCGAGAAAATCCGTACACGTAAAAAGGCATTGAAACGTGCTGAGGAATTGCTAGCAGAGGATGCCAAAAAGTATGAAGCAATGGACGCTGTTGTCATTCACGGGAATTGCCCTGCCGAAGCGCAAGAATGGCTAGAGCAATTAGCCGCAACATACCCGAACGTAAACTTTAAATTAAGCTATTTCGGTCCTGTTATCGGTACTCATTTAGGTGAAGGATCGATGGGCTTAGGATGGACAAAAAAATAA
- a CDS encoding DEAD/DEAH box helicase — translation MKGENVMRYRGWLLPPALRDFHEGRIWLKDHSPFSAEDIDKAIQRKYVSIIEGIQMKSVMKCNRCHNTDPQLFTKFDCSKCRRKCVYCRHCIKMGRVSSCTQLIIWTGPKSIKINKHALKWSGQYTELQQQAANETLASVKAKRSHLIHAVCGAGKTELLFPTVYDALKRGLRVCIATPRTDVVLELYPRFQQAFPETIIHALYGGALYQNGYAQFVIATTHQLYRFDKAFDVMIVDEADAFPYTFDETLQKAVGKAKKENAPLVFVTATPSSSLLHTYQQESYSFIPKRYHNHPLPVPQDRALWGYDKCFKRGKIPNRLKKWVEERLHHKEPFLLFFPTIALMDSATPLLQELNENILAVHAADPERKEKVLKLRNKEVPGLLTTTILERGITISNVQVAVIGAESLIFTASALIQIAGRVGRNVQFPDGEVLFFHHGNTAEMDEACAKIQFYNKKGFSE, via the coding sequence ATGAAAGGAGAAAATGTAATGAGATATAGAGGTTGGTTGTTGCCACCAGCATTACGTGATTTTCATGAAGGACGTATTTGGTTAAAAGATCATTCACCATTTTCAGCAGAAGATATTGATAAAGCGATACAGCGAAAATACGTCAGTATAATAGAAGGAATTCAAATGAAGTCCGTTATGAAATGCAATCGTTGCCACAATACAGACCCGCAATTATTCACAAAATTCGATTGCTCAAAATGTCGACGAAAATGTGTGTATTGCCGACACTGTATAAAGATGGGTAGAGTAAGTAGCTGTACACAATTAATCATTTGGACTGGCCCCAAGTCGATAAAGATTAATAAGCACGCATTAAAATGGTCGGGTCAATACACCGAACTACAGCAACAGGCAGCTAATGAAACCTTAGCAAGTGTGAAAGCAAAACGATCGCATTTAATTCATGCTGTATGCGGTGCAGGCAAAACAGAGCTACTTTTTCCTACTGTCTATGATGCATTAAAGCGAGGGCTACGCGTTTGTATAGCTACACCACGTACAGATGTAGTGTTAGAACTGTATCCACGCTTTCAACAGGCTTTTCCTGAAACAATCATTCATGCTTTATACGGTGGAGCACTTTACCAAAATGGCTATGCGCAGTTTGTTATAGCAACGACCCATCAGCTCTACCGATTTGATAAGGCATTTGATGTCATGATTGTAGATGAGGCAGATGCTTTTCCTTATACATTTGATGAAACCCTACAAAAAGCAGTAGGAAAGGCTAAAAAGGAAAATGCTCCTCTCGTATTTGTGACAGCAACCCCATCATCATCCTTACTCCATACCTACCAGCAAGAAAGTTACTCTTTTATTCCAAAACGCTATCATAATCATCCTTTACCAGTTCCACAAGATCGTGCTTTATGGGGCTATGATAAATGCTTCAAGCGAGGTAAAATCCCCAACAGGTTGAAAAAATGGGTAGAAGAACGCTTACACCACAAGGAGCCCTTTTTATTATTTTTCCCAACAATTGCCTTAATGGATAGTGCAACACCTCTTTTACAAGAGTTAAATGAAAACATATTAGCTGTGCATGCTGCAGATCCAGAGCGGAAGGAAAAAGTGCTAAAGCTACGAAATAAAGAAGTTCCAGGCTTACTAACAACAACCATATTAGAAAGAGGCATTACAATTAGCAATGTACAGGTGGCCGTTATAGGGGCAGAGTCATTGATTTTTACTGCCAGTGCCCTCATTCAGATTGCAGGTCGAGTTGGACGAAATGTTCAATTTCCTGATGGTGAAGTCCTTTTCTTTCATCATGGTAATACGGCAGAAATGGATGAGGCATGTGCGAAAATTCAATTTTATAATAAGAAGGGCTTCTCTGAATGA